The following coding sequences lie in one Oncorhynchus gorbuscha isolate QuinsamMale2020 ecotype Even-year linkage group LG10, OgorEven_v1.0, whole genome shotgun sequence genomic window:
- the LOC124046421 gene encoding GTP cyclohydrolase 1 feedback regulatory protein-like: MPYVLVSTQIRLETGPTMVGDEYSDPAIMNYLGARKTTMLGNNFSEYHVDDTPRLVLDKLEKIGFRVVTMTGVGQTLVWCMYKETGYIT, encoded by the exons ATGCCCTATGTACTCGTTAGTACTCAGATCCGTCTG GAGACTGGGCCAACCATGGTAGGAGATGAATACTCTGACCCAGCCATAATGAACTACCTGGGAGCCAGGAAAACCACCATGCTGGGGAACAATTT CTCGGAGTACCACGTGGACGACACTCCGCGGTTGGTGTTGGACAAGCTGGAGAAGATTGGCTTCCGTGTGGTGACCATGACTGGCGTGGGACAGACGCTGGTGTGGTGCATGTACAAGGAGACAGGCTACATAACCTGA